The following are encoded in a window of Pseudomonas sp. JQ170C genomic DNA:
- the kdsA gene encoding 3-deoxy-8-phosphooctulonate synthase, which yields MTQKIIRVGNIEIANDKPFVLFGGMNVLESRDLAMKICEEYVRVTEKLGIPYVFKASFDKANRSSSHSYRGPGLEAGLKIFEEIKQTFKVPVITDVHEPHQAQAVADVCDIIQLPAFLSRQTDLVVAMAKTGAVINIKKAQFLAPQEMQHILSKCEENGNDQLILCERGSSFGYNNLVVDMLGFGIMKQFEYPVFFDVTHALQMPGGRADSAGGRRAQVTDLAKAGLSQSLAGLFLESHPDPDNAKCDGPCALRLDKLEPFLAQLKQLDDLVKSFPTVETA from the coding sequence ATGACCCAGAAGATCATTCGCGTCGGTAACATCGAGATCGCCAACGACAAGCCGTTCGTCCTGTTCGGCGGCATGAACGTGCTGGAATCTCGTGACCTGGCCATGAAGATCTGCGAAGAGTACGTGCGGGTTACCGAGAAGCTCGGTATCCCTTACGTGTTCAAGGCAAGCTTCGACAAGGCCAACCGTTCGTCGAGCCACTCTTACCGCGGTCCTGGCCTGGAAGCGGGCTTGAAGATCTTCGAAGAGATCAAGCAGACCTTCAAGGTTCCGGTGATCACCGATGTCCACGAGCCGCATCAGGCGCAAGCCGTGGCGGATGTCTGCGACATCATTCAGTTGCCGGCGTTTCTATCGCGCCAGACTGACCTGGTCGTGGCCATGGCCAAGACCGGTGCGGTGATCAACATCAAGAAGGCCCAGTTCCTCGCACCCCAGGAGATGCAACACATCCTGTCCAAGTGCGAGGAAAACGGTAACGATCAATTGATCCTGTGCGAGCGTGGCTCCAGCTTCGGGTACAACAACCTGGTGGTGGACATGCTCGGTTTCGGGATCATGAAGCAGTTCGAGTACCCGGTGTTTTTCGACGTGACCCATGCCCTGCAAATGCCAGGTGGTCGCGCCGATTCTGCTGGTGGCCGCCGCGCCCAGGTTACGGATCTCGCCAAGGCGGGTCTGAGCCAGAGCCTGGCCGGGCTGTTCCTCGAGTCCCACCCGGACCCGGACAATGCCAAGTGCGACGGTCCATGCGCCCTGCGCCTGGACAAACTGGAGCCATTCCTGGCCCAGCTCAAGCAACTGGACGATCTGGTGAAAAGTTTTCCGACGGTAGAAACCGCGTAA
- a CDS encoding acetyl-CoA carboxylase carboxyltransferase subunit alpha, with protein sequence MNPNFLDFEQPIADLQAKIEELRLVGNDNSLNIGDEIARLQDKSSTLTESIFGNLTSWQIARLARHPRRPYTLDYIDHIFTEFDELHGDRHFSDDAAIVGGIARLDNKPVMVIGHQKGREVREKVRRNFGMPRPEGYRKACRLMEMAERFKMPILTFIDTPGAYPGIDAEERNQSEAIAWNLRVMARLKTPIIATVIGEGGSGGALAIGVCDQLNMLQYSTYSVISPEGCASILWKTADKASDAAEAMGITAERLKGLGIVDKVISEPLGGAHRDPAKMSESIRGELIEQLAMLKKFDNDALLKRRYDRLMSYGL encoded by the coding sequence ATGAACCCGAATTTTCTGGATTTCGAACAGCCGATTGCTGACCTGCAAGCCAAGATCGAAGAGCTGCGCCTGGTGGGCAATGACAACTCGCTGAACATCGGCGATGAGATCGCCCGTCTGCAAGACAAGAGCAGCACCCTGACCGAAAGCATCTTCGGCAACCTGACCAGCTGGCAGATTGCCCGCTTGGCGCGTCACCCCCGTCGTCCGTACACCCTGGACTACATCGACCATATCTTCACCGAGTTCGACGAGCTGCACGGCGACCGTCACTTCTCCGACGACGCCGCGATCGTTGGCGGTATCGCCCGCCTGGACAACAAGCCGGTCATGGTTATCGGTCACCAGAAAGGCCGTGAGGTCCGCGAGAAGGTACGCCGCAACTTCGGTATGCCGCGTCCGGAAGGCTACCGCAAGGCTTGCCGCCTGATGGAAATGGCCGAACGTTTCAAGATGCCGATCCTGACCTTCATCGACACCCCGGGTGCTTACCCGGGCATCGACGCCGAAGAACGCAACCAGAGCGAAGCCATTGCCTGGAACCTGCGTGTCATGGCGCGCCTGAAAACCCCGATCATCGCCACTGTTATCGGTGAGGGTGGCTCTGGCGGCGCACTGGCCATTGGTGTGTGCGACCAGCTGAACATGCTGCAGTACTCCACCTATTCGGTGATTTCGCCGGAAGGTTGTGCCTCGATCCTGTGGAAGACCGCCGACAAGGCGTCCGACGCTGCTGAAGCAATGGGCATCACTGCAGAGCGTCTCAAGGGCCTGGGTATTGTCGACAAGGTGATTTCCGAGCCTCTGGGTGGTGCACACCGCGACCCGGCGAAAATGTCGGAAAGCATCCGTGGCGAGCTGATCGAGCAGTTGGCCATGCTCAAGAAGTTCGACAACGACGCACTGCTCAAGCGCCGTTATGACCGTCTGATGAGCTACGGGCTCTGA
- the ispD gene encoding 2-C-methyl-D-erythritol 4-phosphate cytidylyltransferase, which translates to MNQNLPAFWAVIPAAGVGARMAADRPKQYLQLGGQTILEHSLDCFLDHPCVKGVVVSVAADDPYWPGLRCANDPRIQRAAGGQERADSVLNALLLLHAQGAADTDWVLVHDAARPNLARSDLDRLLAELADDPVGGLLAVPARDTLKRADAKGRVSATIDRSTVWQAYTPQMFRLGALHRALADSLVADVAITDESSAIEWAGQAPRLIEGRSDNIKVTRPEDLEWLRQRWAKRG; encoded by the coding sequence ATGAACCAGAACTTGCCGGCCTTCTGGGCCGTGATTCCCGCCGCGGGCGTTGGTGCCCGCATGGCTGCCGACCGACCCAAGCAGTACCTGCAATTGGGCGGGCAGACCATCCTCGAGCATAGCCTCGACTGTTTTCTCGACCATCCCTGTGTAAAAGGGGTGGTTGTCAGCGTTGCTGCTGACGATCCTTACTGGCCCGGCCTGCGTTGCGCCAATGATCCGCGCATCCAGCGTGCAGCGGGCGGTCAGGAACGCGCCGACTCCGTACTCAATGCCTTGTTGTTGCTGCATGCCCAGGGCGCAGCCGACACCGACTGGGTATTGGTTCACGATGCGGCGCGGCCAAACCTGGCACGCAGCGATCTGGATCGCTTGTTGGCCGAGCTGGCCGACGATCCGGTCGGCGGCCTGTTGGCCGTGCCGGCCCGCGACACACTGAAGCGCGCAGATGCCAAGGGCCGGGTCAGTGCAACCATCGACCGTAGCACCGTCTGGCAGGCTTACACGCCGCAGATGTTTCGCCTCGGTGCCTTGCATCGGGCGTTGGCCGACAGCCTGGTGGCCGATGTGGCCATCACCGATGAGTCTTCGGCCATTGAGTGGGCAGGGCAGGCGCCGCGTTTGATTGAGGGGCGCAGTGACAATATCAAGGTGACCCGGCCCGAAGACCTGGAGTGGCTGCGTCAGCGCTGGGCCAAGCGCGGCTGA
- the tilS gene encoding tRNA lysidine(34) synthetase TilS yields the protein MIDITSKLSPWLQAPSWCVALSGGLDSTVLLHLLVHASHQQALPPIRAIHIHHSLQAAADSWPAHCQRLCDALGVNLQVIEVKVAPGASLEQGARDARYAAFAHSLQAGEVLLTGQHREDQAETLLFRLLRGAGVRGLASMPQVRALGQGLLVRPLLDVPRRLLEAFAREQQLQWVEDPSNSDTRFSRNYLRHAVFPVLQQRWPQVAQNLARSAEHLDEAQGLLDELAVQDLAQASTPGGFDWLTLASLDLAVLRGLSPARQRNALQYWLASRTRLPDARHWVGWESLRDAAGDGQPCWQLTDGELHRSHNRIWWLADDWLKTPQAQRWDCPDQALELVGNGRVQLSGILPQGPLHIAYRQGGEALQVAGRGRRDLKRLLNEQQVPPFVRSRLPLLYRGDQLLAVANLPSLSQGEWQLHWCVPTSEQGLR from the coding sequence ATGATCGACATCACCAGCAAACTCTCCCCCTGGCTCCAAGCCCCCTCCTGGTGCGTCGCCCTCTCTGGCGGCCTGGACTCCACCGTCCTCCTGCACTTGCTTGTCCACGCCTCGCATCAACAAGCCCTCCCGCCCATTCGCGCGATTCACATCCATCACAGCCTGCAAGCCGCCGCTGACAGCTGGCCGGCTCATTGCCAGCGCCTGTGCGACGCCCTGGGGGTCAATCTGCAGGTTATCGAGGTCAAGGTCGCCCCAGGCGCGAGCCTTGAGCAGGGCGCGCGGGATGCTCGCTATGCTGCCTTCGCGCACTCCTTGCAAGCAGGCGAGGTCTTGCTGACCGGCCAGCACCGCGAAGACCAGGCGGAAACCCTGCTGTTTCGTTTGTTGCGTGGTGCGGGGGTTCGCGGCTTGGCGAGCATGCCGCAGGTCCGGGCGCTGGGGCAGGGGCTGCTGGTGCGGCCATTGCTAGATGTACCACGGCGGCTACTTGAGGCCTTTGCCCGCGAGCAGCAGTTGCAGTGGGTGGAAGACCCGTCCAACAGCGACACGCGGTTTTCTCGCAACTATCTGCGCCATGCGGTTTTCCCTGTCCTACAGCAGCGCTGGCCCCAGGTCGCGCAAAACCTGGCACGCAGCGCCGAGCATCTGGACGAGGCGCAAGGGTTGCTGGATGAACTGGCTGTTCAGGACCTTGCCCAGGCATCGACGCCAGGCGGCTTTGACTGGTTGACCCTGGCTTCGCTGGACCTGGCCGTGTTGCGAGGACTTTCGCCGGCTCGCCAGCGCAATGCATTGCAGTACTGGCTGGCCTCGCGCACGCGCTTGCCCGATGCTCGGCATTGGGTCGGTTGGGAAAGCCTGCGCGACGCAGCCGGGGATGGGCAGCCCTGCTGGCAACTGACCGACGGCGAGCTTCATCGCAGTCACAACCGTATCTGGTGGTTGGCCGACGACTGGCTCAAGACGCCGCAGGCGCAACGCTGGGATTGCCCGGATCAGGCGCTGGAGTTGGTCGGCAATGGCCGCGTGCAGTTGAGCGGCATCTTGCCGCAGGGGCCGTTGCACATTGCCTACCGCCAGGGTGGCGAGGCCTTGCAGGTTGCGGGCCGCGGCCGCCGAGACCTCAAGCGTTTGCTCAACGAACAACAGGTGCCGCCGTTCGTCCGCTCGCGCCTGCCGCTGCTTTACCGTGGCGATCAATTGTTGGCTGTGGCCAACCTGCCCAGCTTGAGTCAGGGCGAATGGCAATTGCACTGGTGTGTACCGACGAGCGAGCAAGGTTTGAGATGA
- a CDS encoding LysR substrate-binding domain-containing protein has product MSNRWEGIDEFVAVAESGQFTAAAERLGVSSSHISRQIARLEDRLQTRLLYRSTRKVTLSEAGQTFLQHCQRLQDGREEALRAMGDLTSEPKGLLRMTCAVAYGERFIVPLVTRFMALYPQLRVDIELSNRTLDLLHEGLDLAIRLGRLQDSRLVATRLAPRRMYLCASPAYVERYGRPHSLSELARHNCLIGSTDTWPLQQDGRKYGLRVQGNWRCNSGQAVLDAALQGIGLCQLPDYYVLEHLKTGALVSLLETHQPPNTAVWALYPQQRHLSPKVRKLVDYLREGLATLPEYRGH; this is encoded by the coding sequence ATGAGCAACCGCTGGGAAGGCATCGACGAATTCGTCGCCGTCGCCGAATCGGGTCAGTTCACCGCTGCCGCCGAACGCCTGGGCGTTTCTTCATCCCACATCAGCCGCCAGATCGCGCGCCTGGAAGACCGCCTGCAAACACGCCTGCTTTACCGCAGCACGCGCAAGGTCACCTTGAGCGAGGCCGGACAGACCTTTCTGCAACATTGCCAGCGGCTGCAGGATGGCCGCGAAGAAGCGTTGCGCGCGATGGGCGATCTCACCAGCGAGCCCAAGGGGTTGCTGCGCATGACCTGCGCGGTGGCTTATGGCGAGCGCTTCATCGTGCCGCTGGTGACCCGGTTCATGGCGCTGTATCCGCAATTGCGGGTCGACATCGAGCTGAGCAACCGCACCCTGGACCTGTTGCATGAAGGCCTGGACCTGGCCATTCGCCTGGGCCGCCTGCAGGATTCGCGACTGGTGGCCACCCGCCTTGCGCCCCGGCGCATGTACCTGTGCGCGTCACCGGCCTATGTGGAGCGCTATGGTCGGCCGCATAGCCTGTCGGAACTGGCGCGACACAACTGCCTGATCGGCAGCACAGATACCTGGCCATTGCAGCAGGACGGCCGCAAATATGGCCTGCGTGTGCAGGGTAACTGGCGCTGCAACAGTGGCCAGGCGGTGCTGGATGCGGCGCTGCAAGGGATAGGCTTGTGCCAGTTGCCGGATTACTACGTTCTGGAACATCTCAAGACTGGTGCACTGGTGTCGCTGCTGGAAACGCATCAGCCGCCCAACACCGCGGTGTGGGCGCTGTATCCGCAGCAGCGGCATCTTTCGCCCAAAGTGCGCAAGCTGGTGGATTACTTGCGCGAAGGGTTGGCGACCTTGCCGGAATATCGGGGGCATTAA
- the eno gene encoding phosphopyruvate hydratase encodes MAKIVDIKGREVLDSRGNPTVEADVLLDNGIIGSACAPSGASTGSREALELRDGDKSRYMGKGVLKAVANINGPIRDLLLGKDPLDQKALDRAMIELDGTENKAKLGANAILAVSLAAAKAAAQDQDLPLYAHIANLNGTPGQYSMPVPMMNIINGGEHADNNVDIQEFMVQPVGAKTFSDALRMGTEIFHHLKAVLKARGLNTAVGDEGGFAPNLASNEDALSAIAEAVANAGYKLGTDVTLALDCAASEFFEDGKYNLSGEGKSFDAAGFADYLKGLTERFPIISIEDGLDESDWAGWKILTDKIGEKVQLVGDDLFVTNTKILKEGIDKQIANSILIKFNQIGSLTETLEAIQMAKAAGYTAVISHRSGETEDSTIADLAVGTAAGQIKTGSLCRSDRVSKYNQLLRIEEQLGSKAVYRGRAEFRG; translated from the coding sequence ATGGCAAAAATCGTCGACATCAAAGGTCGTGAAGTTCTCGATTCGCGTGGTAACCCCACCGTAGAAGCGGACGTACTGCTCGACAACGGCATCATCGGCAGCGCTTGCGCGCCGTCCGGTGCTTCCACTGGCTCGCGCGAAGCGCTGGAGCTGCGTGATGGCGACAAGAGCCGTTACATGGGCAAGGGCGTCCTGAAGGCCGTTGCCAACATCAACGGCCCGATCCGCGACCTGCTGCTGGGCAAGGATCCACTGGACCAGAAAGCCCTCGACCGCGCCATGATCGAACTGGACGGTACCGAGAACAAAGCCAAACTGGGCGCCAACGCTATCCTCGCCGTGTCCCTGGCTGCCGCCAAGGCCGCTGCCCAGGACCAGGACCTGCCACTGTACGCGCACATCGCCAACCTCAATGGCACCCCTGGCCAGTACTCCATGCCCGTACCGATGATGAACATCATCAACGGTGGTGAGCATGCCGACAACAACGTCGATATCCAGGAGTTCATGGTTCAGCCGGTAGGCGCCAAGACCTTCTCCGACGCACTCCGCATGGGCACCGAGATTTTCCATCACCTCAAGGCTGTGCTGAAGGCCCGTGGCCTGAACACTGCTGTAGGTGACGAAGGTGGTTTCGCCCCTAACCTGGCGTCCAACGAAGATGCCCTGTCGGCCATCGCCGAAGCCGTGGCTAACGCTGGCTACAAGCTGGGTACCGACGTGACCCTGGCCCTGGACTGCGCTGCCAGTGAATTCTTCGAAGACGGCAAGTACAACCTGTCTGGCGAAGGCAAGTCCTTCGACGCTGCCGGTTTTGCCGACTACCTCAAAGGCCTGACCGAGCGCTTCCCGATCATCTCGATCGAAGACGGCCTGGACGAGTCCGACTGGGCTGGCTGGAAGATCCTCACCGACAAGATTGGCGAGAAGGTGCAACTGGTCGGTGACGACCTGTTCGTAACCAACACCAAGATCCTGAAAGAAGGCATCGACAAGCAGATCGCCAACTCGATCCTGATCAAGTTCAACCAGATCGGCTCGCTGACCGAAACCCTGGAAGCCATCCAGATGGCCAAGGCTGCCGGTTACACCGCAGTGATCTCGCACCGTTCGGGCGAAACCGAAGATTCGACCATTGCCGACCTGGCCGTGGGTACCGCTGCTGGCCAGATCAAGACCGGTTCGCTGTGCCGTTCCGACCGCGTTTCCAAGTACAACCAGCTGCTGCGTATCGAAGAGCAACTGGGCAGCAAGGCTGTGTACCGTGGTCGTGCCGAGTTTCGCGGCTAA
- the ftsB gene encoding cell division protein FtsB, producing MRSPYWLFLVLLLLLGGLQYRLWVGNGSLAHVTELQQQIADQHAENERLLERNRVLDAEVLELKKGMETVEERARHELGMVKEGETLYQLAQ from the coding sequence ATGCGCAGTCCCTATTGGTTGTTCCTCGTCTTGCTTCTGCTGCTCGGTGGCCTGCAGTATCGTTTGTGGGTGGGCAATGGCAGCCTGGCCCATGTCACCGAACTCCAGCAGCAGATTGCCGACCAGCACGCCGAGAACGAGCGCTTGCTGGAGCGCAATCGTGTGCTTGATGCAGAAGTACTGGAGTTGAAGAAAGGTATGGAAACCGTCGAAGAACGGGCACGCCATGAGTTGGGTATGGTCAAGGAGGGTGAAACCCTCTACCAGTTGGCCCAATGA
- the fghA gene encoding S-formylglutathione hydrolase, producing MSLENISCQKSFGGWHKRYRHRSQVLGCDMVFAVYLPPQAEQGEKLPVLYWLSGLTCTDENFMQKAGAHKLAAELGMIIVAPDTSPRGPQVPGDPDGAWDFGLGAGFYLNASEQPWSQHYRMHDYVVQELPALVDAHFPASDRRGISGHSMGGHGALVCALRNPGRYRSVSAFAPISNPMDCPWGQKAFSRYLGEDRARWREWDASVLIAEAQERLPLLVDQGDRDDFLDNQLKPQALVQAAKAAGHPLELRLQPGYDHSYYFIASFIDEHLRHHGVALGLL from the coding sequence ATGAGCCTGGAAAACATCTCTTGCCAGAAAAGCTTCGGCGGCTGGCACAAGCGCTACCGACACCGTTCCCAAGTGCTCGGTTGCGACATGGTCTTTGCGGTCTACCTGCCACCGCAGGCCGAGCAAGGCGAAAAGCTGCCAGTGCTGTATTGGCTCAGTGGCCTGACCTGCACGGATGAGAACTTCATGCAGAAGGCCGGTGCGCACAAGCTTGCTGCCGAGCTCGGGATGATCATCGTCGCCCCCGACACCAGCCCGCGCGGGCCTCAGGTGCCGGGCGACCCGGATGGCGCCTGGGACTTCGGGCTGGGGGCTGGTTTCTATCTCAATGCCAGCGAGCAGCCCTGGTCCCAGCACTACCGTATGCATGACTACGTGGTGCAGGAGCTGCCTGCGCTGGTCGATGCGCATTTCCCGGCGTCCGATCGGCGCGGTATCAGCGGTCATTCCATGGGCGGGCATGGTGCGTTGGTGTGTGCGCTGCGCAATCCCGGGCGCTACCGTTCGGTCTCGGCCTTTGCGCCGATCAGCAATCCGATGGATTGCCCCTGGGGCCAGAAGGCCTTCTCTCGTTACTTGGGTGAAGACCGGGCGCGCTGGCGCGAATGGGATGCCAGTGTGTTGATTGCCGAGGCGCAGGAGCGTTTGCCGTTGTTGGTGGATCAGGGCGATCGCGACGATTTTCTCGACAATCAGCTCAAGCCCCAGGCATTGGTCCAGGCGGCCAAGGCGGCCGGGCATCCGCTGGAGCTGCGTTTGCAGCCTGGCTATGACCACAGCTATTACTTCATCGCCAGCTTCATTGATGAGCACCTGCGCCATCATGGCGTGGCCCTGGGTTTGTTGTAG
- a CDS encoding S-(hydroxymethyl)glutathione dehydrogenase/class III alcohol dehydrogenase, with translation MIKSRAAVAFEAKKPLEIVEVDVAMPKAGEVLLRVVASGVCHTDAYTLSGADPEGIFPSILGHEGGAIVEAVGEGVTSVAVGDHVIPLYTPECGQCKFCRSGKTNLCQAIRATQGKGLMPDGTTRFSYKGQQLFHYMGTSTFSEYTVLPEISVAKIQKEAPLEKVCLLGCGVTTGIGAVLNTAKVKPGDTVAVFGLGGIGLSAIIGAVKAKASRIIAVDINPSKFEIAKQLGATDCVNPKDYDRPIQEVIVDLTDGGVDFSFECVGNVQLMRAALECCHKGWGESVIIGVAGAGQEIATRPFQLVTGRVWRGSAFGGVRGRSELPSYVEMSEKGEIPLDTFITHTMGLEDINKAFDLMHEGKSIRSVIHF, from the coding sequence ATGATCAAGTCCCGTGCCGCCGTTGCTTTCGAGGCCAAGAAACCGCTGGAGATCGTTGAAGTCGACGTGGCCATGCCCAAGGCAGGTGAAGTGCTGCTTCGCGTGGTCGCCAGCGGTGTTTGCCACACCGACGCCTACACCCTCTCCGGTGCAGACCCTGAAGGCATCTTCCCGTCGATTCTTGGCCATGAAGGCGGTGCGATCGTCGAGGCCGTGGGCGAGGGCGTTACGTCGGTCGCAGTGGGTGATCATGTGATCCCGCTGTACACCCCCGAGTGCGGCCAGTGCAAATTCTGCCGCTCCGGCAAGACCAACCTGTGCCAGGCCATTCGCGCCACTCAGGGCAAGGGGCTGATGCCTGATGGCACCACGCGCTTTTCCTACAAAGGTCAGCAGCTGTTCCACTACATGGGCACCTCGACCTTCTCCGAGTACACCGTGCTGCCGGAAATCTCCGTGGCCAAGATCCAGAAAGAAGCGCCCCTGGAGAAGGTCTGCCTGCTCGGCTGTGGCGTCACTACCGGCATCGGCGCCGTGCTCAACACTGCCAAGGTCAAGCCGGGCGATACCGTGGCCGTCTTTGGCCTGGGTGGCATCGGCTTGTCGGCGATCATTGGCGCGGTAAAAGCCAAGGCGTCGCGCATCATTGCCGTGGACATCAACCCGAGCAAGTTCGAGATTGCCAAGCAGCTGGGCGCTACCGATTGCGTCAACCCGAAAGACTATGATCGTCCGATCCAGGAGGTCATCGTCGACCTTACCGACGGTGGCGTGGACTTCTCCTTTGAATGCGTGGGTAACGTGCAGTTGATGCGTGCGGCGCTCGAGTGCTGCCACAAAGGCTGGGGTGAATCGGTGATCATTGGTGTTGCCGGCGCCGGCCAGGAAATCGCTACTCGCCCGTTCCAACTGGTGACCGGTCGCGTCTGGCGTGGCTCGGCCTTTGGTGGTGTACGTGGCCGCAGCGAGCTGCCAAGCTACGTCGAAATGTCGGAAAAAGGCGAGATCCCGCTGGATACCTTCATCACACACACCATGGGTCTGGAAGACATCAACAAAGCGTTCGACCTCATGCATGAAGGCAAGAGTATCCGTAGCGTCATTCATTTCTGA
- the ispF gene encoding 2-C-methyl-D-erythritol 2,4-cyclodiphosphate synthase, translated as MRIGHGYDVHRFAEGDFITLGGVRIAHKFGLLAHSDGDVVLHALSDALLGAAALGDIGKHFPDTDPQFKGADSRVLLRHVVKVVQAKGWKVGNVDATIVAQAPKMAPHIETMRQLIAEDLQVELDQVNVKATTTEKLGFTGREEGIAVHAVALLLPA; from the coding sequence ATGCGTATTGGCCACGGCTACGATGTGCACCGCTTCGCGGAAGGTGATTTCATCACCTTGGGTGGGGTGCGCATTGCGCACAAGTTCGGGCTGTTGGCCCATTCCGATGGTGACGTCGTGCTGCATGCCTTGAGCGATGCCTTGCTGGGCGCCGCCGCACTTGGGGATATCGGCAAGCATTTTCCCGACACCGACCCGCAGTTCAAGGGTGCTGACAGTCGCGTACTGTTGCGCCACGTGGTGAAGGTCGTCCAGGCCAAAGGCTGGAAGGTCGGCAATGTCGACGCCACCATCGTTGCCCAGGCGCCGAAGATGGCGCCGCATATCGAAACCATGCGCCAACTGATTGCCGAGGACCTTCAGGTCGAGCTCGACCAGGTCAACGTCAAGGCAACAACCACAGAGAAACTTGGTTTCACCGGCCGTGAAGAAGGCATTGCCGTCCACGCCGTGGCCTTGTTGCTGCCAGCATGA
- a CDS encoding CTP synthase, with amino-acid sequence MTRYIFVTGGVVSSLGKGIASASLAAILEARGLKVTMLKLDPYINVDPGTMSPFQHGEVFVTHDGAETDLDLGHYERFIRTTMTQNNNFTTGRIYEHVLRKERRGDYLGATIQVIPHITDEIKRRIIKGAGDADVALVEIGGTVGDIESQPFLEAIRQLRVEVGSKRAMLMHLTLVPYIATAGETKTKPTQHSVKELRSIGLQPDVLICRSDHPVDVSSRRKIALFTNVEERAVISLEDVDTIYKIPAVLHAQGLDDFVVERFGLQCNGADLSEWEKVVDAKLNPEHEVTIAMVGKYMELLDAYKSLIEAMSHAGIQNRTKVNLRYIDSEDIENQGTSLLEGADAILVPGGFGLRGVEGKITAVQYARENKVPYLGICLGMQVAVIEFARNVMGWKDANSTEFDRNSGHPVVGLITEWEDATGAVETRTEASDLGGTMRLGAQECQLESGSKVHDCYAKDVIVERHRHRYEVNNKLLPQLVDAGLKVSGRSGDGALVEVVESQDHPWFVACQFHPEFTSTPRDGHPLFSGFVKAALAQKNKA; translated from the coding sequence ATGACGCGCTACATATTCGTCACGGGCGGTGTTGTTTCTTCATTGGGGAAAGGCATTGCCTCGGCTTCATTGGCGGCCATCCTGGAGGCGCGGGGGCTCAAGGTCACCATGCTCAAGCTGGACCCGTACATCAACGTCGACCCGGGCACCATGAGCCCGTTCCAGCACGGTGAAGTGTTCGTCACCCACGACGGCGCCGAGACCGACCTGGACCTGGGCCACTACGAGCGGTTCATCCGCACGACCATGACCCAGAACAACAACTTCACCACCGGCCGTATCTACGAGCACGTGCTGCGCAAGGAGCGCCGTGGTGATTACCTGGGCGCGACCATCCAGGTCATTCCGCACATCACCGACGAGATCAAGCGCCGCATCATCAAGGGTGCCGGCGATGCCGACGTGGCCCTGGTGGAGATCGGTGGCACCGTGGGTGACATCGAGTCGCAACCGTTTCTCGAGGCGATTCGCCAGTTGCGCGTTGAAGTGGGTTCCAAGCGCGCCATGCTGATGCACTTGACCCTGGTGCCTTACATCGCCACCGCTGGCGAGACCAAGACCAAGCCTACCCAGCACTCGGTCAAGGAGCTGCGCTCCATCGGCCTGCAGCCTGATGTGCTGATCTGCCGTTCCGACCATCCGGTCGATGTGTCCTCGCGTCGCAAGATCGCTCTGTTCACCAACGTCGAAGAGCGTGCGGTGATCTCACTGGAAGACGTCGATACCATCTACAAGATCCCGGCCGTGCTGCACGCCCAGGGCCTTGATGATTTCGTCGTCGAGCGTTTCGGCCTGCAGTGCAATGGCGCCGACCTGTCCGAGTGGGAAAAGGTCGTCGATGCCAAGCTCAACCCAGAGCACGAAGTGACCATCGCCATGGTCGGCAAGTACATGGAGCTGCTGGACGCCTACAAATCGCTGATCGAAGCGATGAGCCATGCTGGCATCCAGAACCGCACCAAGGTCAACCTGCGCTACATCGACTCCGAAGACATCGAGAACCAGGGCACCAGCCTGCTCGAAGGCGCCGATGCCATCCTGGTACCGGGCGGCTTCGGTCTGCGCGGTGTCGAAGGCAAGATCACTGCCGTGCAATACGCTCGCGAGAACAAGGTGCCTTACCTGGGTATCTGCCTGGGCATGCAAGTGGCGGTTATCGAATTCGCCCGTAACGTCATGGGCTGGAAAGATGCCAACTCCACCGAGTTCGATCGCAACAGCGGTCACCCGGTCGTCGGCCTGATCACCGAGTGGGAAGACGCCACCGGCGCAGTCGAAACCCGTACCGAAGCGTCCGACCTGGGCGGCACCATGCGTCTGGGTGCCCAGGAGTGCCAGCTGGAAAGCGGCTCCAAGGTTCACGACTGCTACGCCAAGGATGTGATCGTCGAGCGTCATCGTCACCGCTACGAAGTGAACAACAAGCTGCTGCCGCAGTTGGTTGATGCCGGCCTCAAGGTTTCCGGTCGCTCCGGTGACGGCGCGCTGGTCGAAGTGGTCGAGTCCCAGGACCATCCATGGTTCGTCGCTTGCCAGTTCCACCCTGAGTTCACCTCGACTCCGCGCGACGGCCACCCGCTGTTCAGCGGCTTCGTCAAGGCGGCACTGGCTCAAAAGAACAAGGCCTGA